taggaaatgggcaaaaaaatgttgatcattgttttctaaagtaaaagcagatgtttgcaaatgtcctactttaaataaacacagaaataGTCTCCTTTTAtaaaggactacagaaatctgagaatatttacggTTGAGAAGCTGACattccgaggatttggacaatattCACTTAAGGTctaacaattaatcgattatcaaaatagttgtcgattaattcaGTAATCCATTAGTAATTGATTAATCATTGCACCTCTAGCCTGGACTAATTTTAAGTGATTCATTTGACATTTGCTAaggaataataatttaaaaaaataaattacaacaacaacttgAAAGTCAAACTGTGTCatgaatggattgtgtttgactttgggAGGTTCCAGTGTAGCTAAATTGAACTAATCAATGACATGACTGACCATACAGCATACATAACATGTAGTCGAACATGAAGCAACACCACATACTTGCAGGAAAAACTGAAAGTTGTGCAACTGAAAGCCCGCTTCTTCATTGAAGTCACAAAGGTTAACCTTGTAGGAGAAGTGAAACCAGCCTGGAGGAACCCAAAACCCAGCACATGAAGCCAGCAAGATTCCATTGTTggcattgttatttttaatagtGCAACATTGCCTGacgtaaatgtgtgtgtgtgtgtgtatgtatatgtatatatatatatatatatatatatatatatatattttatgcaaCTGATACTGACCAGGGATAACATACACAATAATTACATTGgaacctcaaaagtcaaataCGCCTAAGTCACACAAATTGGAATTTAACCAGGTTTCTTTTTTGGAGGGGCCCTATTAGTCCTTCAAAATGTTGTCACATGAGACTTTTGCATATTTACTCGTAAAAAGACATCCCCATTTGTTGTCTTACGttggctttttcttttatgCCACTACAGAAGGGTATTAGTAATGGCTGTCTGTTTATATGAGATAAGTAGTGTTAAGTTGTCATCCTTCGGCATATTTGAAATCAACTCTTGAACATCTTCCCTCTCTGCTTCCATATTTACACTATATGTCTATCACACATCGATAAAGTATATTGTTTTAAGTGTTTATTAAGTGTAATTAAGGTAAGATTATTTATATTTCCATTATTCCttatgaaaaaaagttatttctaAGTGCGACACCTCGGTGGCCAACCAGCATCCAGGAACACTTGAGAAGTTCTATTGCAAATAATTAGCCTTGGGTTTGCTTGGACCCCCTTAGTCCTCCCTAGATCATAATACTTCTTCACgcagtgaaattttttttaccattctaTGCTTCCAACATTGTGGGAAAAGTTTGGGAAAGCCcccttttccattttccatttcaattttcagtgcacaaatcaaggtccaTGAAGGCTGTGTTTGTAGTGGAAGAATGTGGGACTCTTGGCTTCAAACATCTTTGAGATGAACTAGAATAGAGATTGTAAGCGCTAACGTCAGTGACCGTCAGGATGGACAGAAACCGTCATAGTTGAAACGGGGAGCTAAGTCCATATGTaggttttaaaatttttaaaatttaatttaattttttaaaaatgtgaatccATCCATAGGAAAACACATTCATTGTACAATGGCTGCTACAGCCACTACTGTTGCTGTTGATTGTAGTATACTATATAATTGACCAATGCTTTAGAGGTCCTAGATGCTTTTTGTGTTCACGCCGCCCGTTCGCCACCTCACCAATTGCTAAATGAAACAGGGTGTGGCAAAGCAAATATTGCCCACGTTCGCCATGCTGGCGAATCGAAATTGCCTACGTgaaaactcaaaagcccttcctgataaaagttcAAAAGTGAGCACGCTCATTCTGCCGTGAATGAACGGTGATAATGGTTTACAGTTCCCCCCCACTGCGTAGATGCTTCAATCCGCCATCCAGCCGCTGCTGGCTATAGCAGTCAGGCTCACAGGCTTTCCCAGCTGGTGCCAAATTGAAGCATGCATATCTATTACCACAACATACGTACGTTTGAAGTGTCGACGTTCAATGTGTCCTGTAATTCCCATTAGCTCTCGCAActagctagctgccttcttcGTCAACGCACGAGCCGCTAATCGTACTTTGGTTGTCATGCTGAGCTGGCTTGAACCAGGGCTGACCGTAGCTAGCTCGTCATTTGGGGTCCCACGGCAAACCTGTTGTCTTTGATCTTAGATGTAGTTTTTATCGCCAGTTGTCCTTATGCTTAGCAGTATGATGTATGATCCCATCCTTGAGATATATGTTATCTTTGATGGCTCAGTTGGaatttctgcattttgtttCCATTATTGTGCAGCTACTTTTACTATACTTGAGCACCATGGGTACTTATGCTAAATTTTGAAATTTGTGAGTCGTCTCACCTCAGAGACCTTTCAGATGTGGGTGTGAGTGGTGTATTGTCGGGAGGAAACAGGTGACTGTTTCTGTTAGAACTCAAAAATGTCTCACAAGCGTGGGTGGGATCATGACTATTTTTACAAGTTTCATTGctttgcatgcaaaaaaaaggaTGTCGGTTagtcgtgtgtgcgtgcatatgtGTTGCGTCAGTCATAAGCCATACACAACACTTGTACACAAACTGTCTtatgttgtttacattttttgatgTGGTCCTCCTGTCCTACTCTTGCCATTCTTTAAACcgcatttgcatttctttttttctgacacaACACTTTGGGTAGATTTGTTTTGCGTGCAACAAAATAAATCTGCCCATATGGCACATGTccttttctttcaaacaatatACATGAATTGCAAATTATGTATGTAATCATGTGTAATTAGACTTTGCAGGAGCTTATTTGAGAGGAGCTACAGTATACATGAAAACAAGTAATGCTGCTTTATGGACTGTTATGTTTACTTTGATAGTatgacaattgacaattgttCAAAACAATTGGCTCACAAGACTTATTGTTTTCTAAAATGAAAGACAATAATGCTTTGGTTTACCCATGCAGTACTTTAAATAGAAACGTTACAAGTGGCCACGatctttgtggaatttctttaaaaaaaaaaaaaccatggaatgagcacttcaaacgtCTTTaagatcccaaaaaaaaaaaatcaattcacaaacccccccccccaaaaaacaatttattgctgaaatacatgacctattctactgctCTTCTCACCAGTAATGATACATTTGTACTAGTTAAGTTTTTGGGGCAAACGATCGTGTTAGAAATGTCATGGTAATTTTGATGCGTCATTATCTTTGAGTTTCAGCCCATACGAACAATGGGTTTTatctgaaacttgtcagccagtCCGAGAAGGGGTTCCCTGAGTAGCAGACAAAATGATACGGTTGAGGAGATGGGTTGAAAAATATtcttttactctaatttgaaggtgttttttttgtttgtttttgtttactagATTTTCTACAGACAATATCACACGAAAGCGTTCCCCAAAAAGCCAATGTTATCCGACATAAAAATCTCAGTTTCTCAGGAACCCATCagctgattttcaaaattcttgctgcGTGACAGACTGTTATCTATGgcaaatcttgtcacgttggTACTTTCACGTTGGTACTTTAAatctttttcaaagaaaatcaGCTTACATTATAGCTATCATCCAGTTAGCATCTTATTGATAATCATGGGTGGTGGGAATTTTATTTTCCATCTTGATTTCTCTAATAAGAGGCCAACTGTTTATGAATCTATGTTTGTGATTTCATCCTACTTATTTTGAATGGGACATCTCACATTtactgtttgtttgcttttatttctgtcatttttttgctcatgtcctgtatatttttgtgtgtgtctgtgtgtgtctgtgcatgcatgtgtgtctgtagcAATTGCTCAGATCTATGGGGTCTAGGGTCAGGCCACATGATAGAGCAGTGGGACTCTTCAGGCATGTACGGATACCCTGACCACAACAGGTGAATACACTCGCATGTATACAAATTGTACATTATTGGTCGGGGGGGGGGCCTCAAGGCCACCCTTGCTGTACTGTTGGGGCATTTGTGTCTACAATGACCATTAGGAAGAACAAGGTAATAACACTTGAAGCCAGGTATATTCTTCTAATATAAACATGTATCATTTTGGAAGTATGAAAGTAATTTACTAAAACATGAAATGGAAATTAAAGTACTTTACAGAGCATAATGTAATTATATGATAACTAACCAAATTAGAGAGTGGCCTGTAAATGgagtgtttgcaccaaacatccACTATACAAACAACTGCCCAGCTGtttgttgaaatatttattataatgtgTGTGGACTGGCCTTAATAAGTAAACTAGAAATGGTGTAATGGTTGTATTAAGCATGGTTAGAAATTACTAGTATTGATTTACATTGTCAGTATTCACAAAAATCATGTCTCTACATCTGTagttaaaaatgcatttcatgGTGAACAATTTGGTGTGTTCGTCACAAAATTGTTGTGGTGTATTATATATATGGAGCTCTATGTTTAGAAGATTCTTTGTTTCTCAACATTAATATAAAGAATTACATCTGTTAATGCCATCATCTCTTCAAATGCTCTCAGGTCGTTGGATGGGCGTCTTCAGGTGTCCCATCGTAAGGGCCTGCCGCACGTCATCTACTGTCGCCTGTGGAGATGGCCCGATCTTCACAGCCACCATGAGCTGCGGGCCATTGACAACTGCCAGTATGCCTTCAACTTCAAGAAGGAGGAAGTGTGTGTCAACCCTTATCATTACCAGAGGGTGGAGACGCCGGGTAATGATCTCTTTGGAGTAGATTTTAAATACAGGGCAGTCTGTGCGGCTAGCTCTCATAATCAGGGTGCCATCTAAATAATGCTTTAAATCCCTGTGATCATGACAGATGAAAAGTTATGTATTTTATGTCTGACATAAGACCTACATGTGCATGGTATAAGACTAGTGTCATTTTTGCTTCTTATTTCCACAGTGCTGCCCCCAGTTTTGGTGCCCCGCCACACAGAGATTCTGACTGAGCTTCCACCGCTAGATGACTTTACAAACTCAATCCCTGAGAACACCAATTTCCCAGCTGGCATAGATCCTCCTAATAACTACATACCAGGTCTGGAACCTGGGCAAACCTTGCTGTATCAAATATGACGCATGTtcaatgtattaattttttcGTAATGATGTGGTTCAAAGTCAGACAGGCAAAAAACCCAGCAAGGGGCCAGTTGAGTCTTTAGTCCTGCTCCACATGAATGACCAACATCTTTGAACTAAACTTTCAgcccaattttgtttttgtgttaaaaaaaaacccatctcaGTTCAAAGGTCTTCTGGTACTCAAAAGTCCCAAAAAAGATTAAATAAGTCTAGCTGTGTAAGTACAAATGGGCTAAGTTTACAGTATCAAAAATCTTTTTCCAGTTTTCCAGTGTAAAAAAGTCCTTTGGTCTTTGGGAAAAATGTCTAAATCCAGAAGAAAAGTCAGGAGTACAGAAAAATGTAAGCGCATACCAGAAGTTTATTTCCATGCGGAATACAACCCCGAGCAGCCCTCAGAGGGGCATCTGATTTACAGTGAACAAGCGAGAGATTATATATGCAGTTTGATGCCTCTTTGTAATGTCCCATGTACTTTATTTAGTATTCCATATCTGCAAATTTCACAATTGTATGATAAATATGACAAGTTGTCTAAATGAATAGGCCATTCTTATTGGTTTCCTCTGAACGACCTCTTCATTTTGCCGGATAATTGTCGATATCTGTGACTTTTACACCAATACGTGCTGATCTGACTCTGTCTGGCAACTCATTGCGCACGTGTGGCCTCCCTTTTTTCTGCTGCGTGTCCTTCTCGAAAGGAGTCACTTATCTTAGTTTGAGACAGACCTTGAAGTCTTACGACAAGGTCTGAGTTATGATAGGGTCAAGAATTTGTGGggtgtttttataaaaaataaaaaaaataaaatagaataaaggCATTCTCAATACAGACATAGGCACACAAATAGTTAttataaaagacaaaatgatttATAAAAAGAATTAAGACCAGTAGCTAGAATTAATCTCATCTGGAGTTATTTTACATAGAATGTTAATCACCCATCcagcctctgaaaatatcagcagCAAGATGGCtttacctattttttttttttttttttttttttataaagtaaataatGGATAATGCTTTTACAGAGACTCCCCCGCCTGGCTACATTAGTGAAGATGGCGAGGCTAATGACCAGCAGATGAATCAAAGTATGGAATCAGGTAAACTTGTTTTATTTGGTGACGTCTATATGCAGCGGTATTAAAAATAGTAATAACAAGGgtcattttttaaagtttaacctaaatataattatatgaattacattgcatttttgtgtgttgtgctAGGCTCACCAGCAGAACTGTCACCTAACACCTTGTCACCCGTCAGCCACGGCCTGGGTAAGTCAGCTATACTTCATGGATTTCGCTTCATTGTATTGGGAGTTTCAAGTGAAAGCTTTATTGAATTTCCCCTCTGGGGATCATTAAATGATTATCTTATCGGTTGAAGATACAATTTTCAAATGATAAtgaaacttttattattatttttttttttcaaaggatgTTCCATTTCAGATGGGCGATAAAAGCTTTTTATATTACATTCAGTTGTattactgttaaactaaacagGAAATGGTTAGAAGTAGAAACaccaattcaaattaaaatgcatttattaaCTACTTGTCCCAACAGATCTTCAGCCGGTAACCTACAGTGAACCAGCTTTCTGGTGCTCTATAGCCTACTATGAGCTCAACCAGCGTGTTGGAGAAACATTTCACGCTTCGCAGCCTTCTCTTACTGTGGATGGCTTCACCGACCCCTCCAACTCTGAGCGCTTCTGCCTTGGACTTCTCAGCAACGTCAACAGGAACGCAACTGTTGAAATGACAAGGAGGCATATAGGTATCTATCAGAAAGTACGCCTCCCAGTTCAAACAGCTCCAATTATTATCTTGTATCCCATTTTCCTTCCAATGCAACCTGCAGGTCGTGGAGTGAGGTTGTACTACATTGGAGGGGAGGTGTTCGCTGAGTGCCTCAGCGACAGTGCCATTTTTGTCCAGAGTCCCAACTGCAACCAGCGATACAGCTGGCACCCCGCCACAGTCTGCAAGATACCTCCAGGTTCTTATTCCTTAGACCTCCAggattttcttcttctcttcttacATACTTTTTCTCGTAAAACTGTCCtcctttcagaaaaaaaaagtgttgcaaaaagccaaaggaaaaagaaaaacacacttaatcttttgatgctggctgaaatgaaGGCAACTAGTGAGGTATGCTGACAGCTCGCGTAATATGCTGCATTAACGACAGTTTGATGTCCAAAATATGTATGACATTTAAGCCATATTTTCTCCCAccaatttttcttctttgtattagATTGCTACCATATGTACTACAACAAATTTATCTTCTGCCAATATCTCAAAATGACATTGAGataattacaaaagaaaaagacattcTAAGTAGTATGTTGCAGCAGAATCGAAGAAAAAGCATGCTATATTGCAATTACATCATGAGCTCCCTTTGATGATGAGTGAAACAGTACTTATTGGAAAAATAAAGCCCTTGAGGAAGAGCAACCGATGCTCCCCACAACATGACTTGTTTTTCCTCAGACTCTCACCCACACAGGCTGACTAATCTGTATCCATGcaattttgaacatttcattctTGGCTGAAGCAGCAGCATGAATGGTGTCATTACTGCACCGTACGTTTACGTAGAAGGCAAAATCGAGCGTTACGTGGTGATGTTAGGGTCTGAGCTGTCAACCTTGTGAATCATCTCCATCGTGCAAAACCCCCATGTTGAGCAGCATGTCAGCTTGTCACAAcaatctttgtgtttttttttttcccccctgtgtgtatgtgtgtgtgtttatttttaactatGTTGTCAAATGAACTACTTTTTTGGTTTACCAAGACTTATTAATACAATCCATTAGATATGGTGATATCACTTTGTATGTATTGCAgtcaaagaaaatgtttatttcttcaAGAACACTAACATCCATTACagttaaatgaggaaaaacctgttgtGCCGCACAAATGCTGAAACATGCTTCTAGCAGTGCAAATGAAATAAAGTCTAATCCCGAATCTTTCACTTCCAGGCTGTAATCTGAAGATTTTTAACAACCAGGAGTTTGCTGCTCTGTTGGCTCAGTCCGTCAATCAGGGGTTCGAGGCGGTCTACCAGCTGACCAGGATGTGTACCATCAGGATGAGCTTTGTCAAAGGATGGGGCGCGGAGTACAGGTGTGTGCGTCTCTTTGTCCATCTTTTATCAATGAGGGATTGACTTCAATCAGtagaaattaatttttttatcatttacagtatattaaatgaCTTTCTTTCAAAgcagtacaattattattagtaatGTTAAGACATGTTCATGTAGTGGTTTACAGAGCTGACTTTCAGCAATTCAATTCACACTCAATTCCTTGTTCAAATCTCCCTCTATGACCAGGCTATGCCTGGTCAGAGTGTAGTCAACCTTTTGCCCCATACTGGGATGCATACAACAGTACGAAATAAGGTTACATAAGCTGCGGCTAACTTCTTTTTCAACTTGTGCGacagtccattcatccatcttctattGCGCTTATCTTCATTTGGGTCgcaggtgaactggagcctattccatctGACTTTAGTAGAGTGGCGGGGTCCACGATGGTGTGAtcaccagccagtcgcagggtgtgacaattaagaatgttaaaatgttactagtTTGTACACTTAATGAAGCGTCTATGATGGTGGAAGTTTGACACCAAAGAGATTATTTCAAgtgcaattttatttgtatggtTTGAATCCAAAGAAACTGGAGGTTCAGTTAGATTTGAATGATTCAATTCTGAATCCAGTTACAACCAATTTTAAAACTGTTTTCATTTAGGAGTCTATTGACATTGTCACTATATTTTTGTCCCTGTAATAATGGGTCTATGTGAGAGGCTCTAGCTCTTCTGccaccttaatgaggacaagcactacataaaatggatggaaaggATACATACTGTATCATTTTCCCTAGGAGAGACTGCACAGCACTCAACAGAATTTACTGTAACAACTTAAAGCCTAAGCCATGTGCATCTGGGGTTGGTTGGTTGTACTCAACTTGATTTTAACGGTAATGTTTTTGTACTGTAAGGATTAAACTCTAGCTTGTCTGCACTGTAATATGCTGTGCACATGTAAAATCCCTATTATATTCACCTTTTGTCATAAAATGTGCAAGATCACAGGGCATTTGTCTATTTGTCTGACCGTctaaccatccatccagcaAACATCTGTTCTGCCCCTGGCTCGGTTATTGTGTTGTAGCCTCCCAGCCGCCAGACAGCACAGTCGGTGGGGGTGTTTTGCTTTGTCGTCATTGGTCGTCTTTAAGCTGCTGTGGAGCCTGTCTGGTTTACCATCAGTGTCCCCGCTGCTCAGGCCAACAGCGCTCAGCTCTGTTTAATCATCTGATCAGACTTTGCCAATGAATTACTGTCCAAGTATTTTTAACTTGTCCTAtgaagaaagttttttttttttaatttgtatttttatttttttttagttattattattattattgtttttttaaacggtCCTTGACACTTGAATTTTAATGTTGCattttcaagttttgaaacagTTTTGGATGGAGTGATTTAAAATGATAGCAATtaggttgcaaaaaaaaaaactgccaattttttttcatagcaTAATGCAATCTTACACATAAAATCTTACCAGTAATTCGCATATAGGGGTCCCCGGTTTACGACTGTTGGCAACATGCGATGCTTCGAGGTTATGAACAACTAGTTAATTAGTTTAACTAGTTTGCACGGGACGAAAAATATTGTCATCATGCTGCACAAGATGGCACACTTGGTTACTGCTGTACTTactatttttcatccatccaaccTCTAAAGCGCTTGCCTCATTAGAGTCATGGGCAAACGGGAACCTATTCTCGCTGACAATAGGAAAGAGGAAggaaacaccctggactgatcactggccaatcacagggtacataaaacaaacaaccattcacattcacacgatGCACAGattaagtcttcaatgaacctaacatatgttgttagaatgtgggaggatgcCAGAGTcccgggagaaaacccatgcaagcatgaggagaacatgcgaactccaaaGAGGAAGGCCTGACCCGAGattcaaacctcagaactgtgatgcagacatgctaacccCTGTATCACCCTGCTGCCCACTTTTTGTCCATTTCATTATCTTGAAATTATGCCCCAGAAGGCGTTTTCATCATAGTCAAGTATTTTCAAACACTTACTGTAATAATGACTTAACAGGTAGGCTAGTGATGTACTACGGCACATTCTCATTTGCGTACAAATGAGAGAACAGAAGTCCCTCCCCCTATATTCGAACACATGTAATTCAGTAAAGCTGCAGggtgctggggaaaaaaaagccgaAAACATTTAGTGCTTATTGATCTGTAAGCCTTTTTAAACTGTCTataaaagcagacatttttgCCCCAAATGTTTTGCTCCCTGAGATAGGATCAGAGGTGTGACAGCGCCTGTATGTTAGCGAATGTTGTAATGTCGGGACACAGGTGTGAAGTTGGAGACTCATTTCTCCCGACCTTAAGCATTTGTCACTGTCAGATGAGTGTTTTATATGTCACATCTGATGCTTGTGCTGACAAAACCTTGCATCTAATGATGCCATTGTCGCTATGTGAAAGGGCACACAATTGCCACCACAGCGCTCTTGCTTGGGATCTGTATGAATTGCGCGGGTAATCATCTTCTGTTCTGGCTGGGCTGTGTCTATTTTGTGCGTGTTTtgtgtacataaatgaataaataaaattaaaataataaattctaggtggcacggtgttagcacatctccctcacagttctggggaccgggctcaaatcccggccccgcctgtgtggcatttgcatgttctccccgtgcctgcgtgggttttctccaggcactccggtttcctcccacatcccaaaaacatggatggtaggttgattggaaactctaaattgcccttaggtgtgagtgtgtacatgaatggttgtttgtttatatgtgccctgcgattgggttgcgaccagttcagggtgtaccccacctctcgcccgaagatagctgggataggctccagcatgcccgtggtccaagtgaggagaagcagtaaagaaaatggatgcatggatagtAAATTCTACTCATTTTGGCAGTCAGCAGAACAACCTTATCTTGAGTTTTTCCTTCATAAAAGCCAAAACAAATATAGAAGCTTACCTGACATAGTTCAGTTGATAATTAGAGATGCACCGATACCATTTTTTCAGTCAGTATAAGTACTTATATttgagcagaggtgggtagtaacgcgctacatttacccAGTTATATTTACTCGAGTAACATTTTTGATAAATTgttcttgtcagagtacttACATGCACCGtaccttttatttttacttgagtacttttactctgttacaattgTTGACATGCCGTTctctacatttatttatccattgttTCCTGTGCGTGTcgatttttagactccatcttcgacttccgcatagggcgcccattgcgccaatccaacgtgatcactgtcatttgactccaattcaccaatctgatgacacaaggcagtcacatgactggaCATGTAGCCTTcgcaagccaatcaaaatgactaattttgGGTTGGGTAGCCACGCAAGTGTGTTTACAGActcccaaaaacaacagctttgtcatgcagctcttaaattgtgacttccCAAACtgggatatttcagcccacttctaacttgagagaaaacaccttgcggtaagttgcagatgtttcgattgttgttttggcagtggatatgctAACATTAACCctatcctatggtgtcgcaGACAcaatctggtcagcaaacagtttcttcattaagtcatttcagtgaataaagcaaattgttggtttttgggcagttaaaaatttaaatggtggcaggtgtgtgtagaCTCccatattattatttgtatttatttcttttgatgttaatgctctgatttaaaaaaataataataataaaaaaaaataataataattgagtagttttttcattgagtactttcttacgcttaagtaaatatttggatgactacattttacttttacttgagtcattctAAAGtaaacagtactcttacttgaatacaatatttggttcatctacccacctctgcatttGAGTACTCACGATACCAATTACTGATACGTGATAATGCCATTATGTCTTTTGTTTGccattgtcttttgttttattttaacaatttcaatTACTGTTCAAAGACACAAACTTTTCATTAACACATACGTTTCACTCATATATAACTTtatagagtaacaacttgttactgacattttaatgtCCAACTGCATGGTTTTCAAAATAGTCTTGCTGTACATTTTAGTTAAATGTAATCTGTAAAACAAGGCAGTTAGGTGATGTCTCAGTCACAACACTTGGGGCATGTAAAAGGAGTACATAGATAAGAGACAGAGAAGAACAGTCGGCTGGGTATACAAATAGTATGTAATATGGCTGCCATGTTACCTCCGTGtgttaactacaaaataaagtgcgtaaaaacaaatatgtggATTTTTGAACGTTTTCCGCAGATACCGCTGCTTTCTTCCACATGCCCAAAAGATGTATGTTAAGTTAATTGAgaaatctaaattgcccataggtgtgaatgtgagcgtgaatggttgtttgtcatttGGTGCcatgcgattgtctggcaaccagtctagaG
The sequence above is a segment of the Phyllopteryx taeniolatus isolate TA_2022b chromosome 15, UOR_Ptae_1.2, whole genome shotgun sequence genome. Coding sequences within it:
- the smad2 gene encoding mothers against decapentaplegic homolog 2 isoform X1; amino-acid sequence: MSSILPFTPPVVKRLLGWKKTPAGGGGAGGGIGGVGEQNGGGQEEKWCEKAVKSLVKKLKKTGQLDELEKAISTQNINTKCVTIPSNCSDLWGLGSGHMIEQWDSSGMYGYPDHNRSLDGRLQVSHRKGLPHVIYCRLWRWPDLHSHHELRAIDNCQYAFNFKKEEVCVNPYHYQRVETPVLPPVLVPRHTEILTELPPLDDFTNSIPENTNFPAGIDPPNNYIPETPPPGYISEDGEANDQQMNQSMESGSPAELSPNTLSPVSHGLDLQPVTYSEPAFWCSIAYYELNQRVGETFHASQPSLTVDGFTDPSNSERFCLGLLSNVNRNATVEMTRRHIGRGVRLYYIGGEVFAECLSDSAIFVQSPNCNQRYSWHPATVCKIPPGCNLKIFNNQEFAALLAQSVNQGFEAVYQLTRMCTIRMSFVKGWGAEYRRQTVTSTPCWIELHLNGPLQWLDKVLTQMGSPSVRCSSMS
- the smad2 gene encoding mothers against decapentaplegic homolog 2 isoform X3 produces the protein MSSILPFTPPVVKRLLGWKKTPAGGGGAGGGIGGVGEQNGGGQEEKWCEKAVKSLVKKLKKTGQLDELEKAISTQNINTKCVTIPSNCSDLWGLGSGHMIEQWDSSGMYGYPDHNRSLDGRLQVSHRKGLPHVIYCRLWRWPDLHSHHELRAIDNCQYAFNFKKEEVCVNPYHYQRVETPVLPPVLVPRHTEILTELPPLDDFTNSIPENTNFPAGIDPPNNYIPETPPPGYISEDGEANDQQMNQSMESGSPAELSPNTLSPVSHGLDLQPVTYSEPAFWCSIAYYELNQRVGETFHASQPSLTVDGFTDPSNSERFCLGLLSNVNRNATVEMTRRHIGRGVRLYYIGGEVFAECLSDSAIFVQSPNCNQRYSWHPATVCKIPPEKKSVAKSQRKKKNTLNLLMLAEMKATSEAVI
- the smad2 gene encoding mothers against decapentaplegic homolog 2 isoform X2 → MSSILPFTPPVVKRLLGWKKTPAGGGGAGGGIGGVGEQNGGGQEEKWCEKAVKSLVKKLKKTGQLDELEKAISTQNINTKCVTIPRSLDGRLQVSHRKGLPHVIYCRLWRWPDLHSHHELRAIDNCQYAFNFKKEEVCVNPYHYQRVETPVLPPVLVPRHTEILTELPPLDDFTNSIPENTNFPAGIDPPNNYIPETPPPGYISEDGEANDQQMNQSMESGSPAELSPNTLSPVSHGLDLQPVTYSEPAFWCSIAYYELNQRVGETFHASQPSLTVDGFTDPSNSERFCLGLLSNVNRNATVEMTRRHIGRGVRLYYIGGEVFAECLSDSAIFVQSPNCNQRYSWHPATVCKIPPGCNLKIFNNQEFAALLAQSVNQGFEAVYQLTRMCTIRMSFVKGWGAEYRRQTVTSTPCWIELHLNGPLQWLDKVLTQMGSPSVRCSSMS